One stretch of Pandoraea oxalativorans DNA includes these proteins:
- the tnpC gene encoding IS66 family transposase codes for MPASHLPDDIPALKRIVASRDETIAQLLAEISRLKRWQYGRSSERMTELMDQLQLALGELPAAESAMTATSKVPDADTAADTSATTNVVPLRRKSRHFPAHLPRETVVHAPSNCGCPECGKQMRALGEDVSEVLDYVPGYFKVLRHVRPKLSCPRCAAVVQEPAPSRPIARSMAGAGLLAQVVVAKYADHTPLYRQAGIYRRAGIELDRATLASWVREAAALLQPLSDALGRYVRDADKIHTDDTPMPVLEPGRGKTRTARLWTYVRDDRPAGSRAPPAVWYRYSPDRKGERPREHLAGYTGILQADAFSGYDALYRDGTVIEAGCWAHARRKFYDLYKLDSSPIAEEALRRIGALYVVEREVRGQTPDVRLSARQQRSAPLLTELKAWLEHSLSQVSTKSGLAKAIRYSLGHWHALTHYCEDGRVEVDNNTAERAIRPLVLGRRNYLFAGSDGGGESAAVIYSLIGTARLNGFDPFAYLRTVFERIADHPINRIDELLPWSLMSAEHVEQHAA; via the coding sequence ATGCCAGCTAGCCATCTGCCCGATGACATCCCCGCACTCAAGCGAATCGTTGCTTCGCGCGACGAGACCATCGCACAGTTGCTGGCCGAGATCTCGCGACTCAAGCGTTGGCAGTATGGGCGGTCATCGGAGCGCATGACCGAACTGATGGACCAGTTGCAGCTCGCGCTCGGTGAACTGCCCGCTGCTGAATCGGCCATGACCGCGACGTCGAAGGTGCCCGATGCTGATACGGCTGCTGATACATCAGCCACAACGAACGTTGTCCCGCTGCGCCGCAAGTCGCGGCACTTCCCTGCCCATCTTCCTCGCGAAACGGTTGTGCATGCGCCGTCAAACTGCGGATGCCCGGAGTGCGGCAAACAGATGCGAGCACTCGGCGAGGACGTCTCGGAGGTGCTCGACTATGTGCCCGGCTACTTCAAGGTACTGCGTCACGTCCGTCCGAAGCTGAGCTGCCCGCGCTGTGCCGCAGTCGTGCAGGAGCCGGCACCTTCGCGGCCGATAGCACGCTCGATGGCGGGTGCGGGGCTGCTCGCACAGGTCGTCGTCGCGAAGTACGCTGACCATACGCCGCTCTACCGGCAGGCCGGCATCTATCGACGCGCGGGCATCGAACTGGATCGGGCAACACTGGCTTCGTGGGTGCGTGAAGCAGCTGCGCTGCTGCAACCGCTGTCCGATGCACTTGGTCGTTACGTGCGCGATGCAGACAAGATCCATACCGACGACACGCCCATGCCTGTGCTGGAGCCGGGGCGTGGCAAGACACGCACGGCGCGCCTGTGGACCTATGTGCGCGATGACCGCCCGGCAGGAAGCCGTGCGCCACCAGCAGTCTGGTACAGGTACTCACCCGACCGCAAAGGGGAGCGACCTCGGGAACATCTGGCGGGCTACACGGGAATCCTGCAGGCAGATGCCTTCAGCGGGTATGACGCCCTGTATCGTGACGGCACGGTCATCGAGGCCGGATGCTGGGCGCATGCGCGGCGCAAGTTCTACGACCTGTACAAGCTGGACAGCTCACCGATTGCCGAAGAAGCACTGCGCCGCATCGGGGCGCTATATGTTGTTGAACGCGAGGTTCGCGGCCAGACGCCGGACGTGCGCCTGTCTGCGCGTCAGCAACGCTCGGCACCGTTGCTCACCGAGCTGAAGGCTTGGCTCGAACACTCGCTCTCACAGGTCTCGACGAAGTCGGGGTTGGCCAAGGCGATCAGATACTCGCTGGGGCACTGGCACGCACTCACACACTATTGCGAAGACGGGCGCGTCGAGGTGGACAACAATACGGCGGAGCGTGCGATCAGGCCGCTGGTCCTCGGCAGGCGCAATTATCTGTTCGCAGGCTCAGACGGCGGCGGCGAAAGCGCGGCGGTGATCTACAGCCTGATCGGTACTGCACGCCTGAACGGCTTCGATCCGTTTGCGTACCTGCGCACGGTGTTTGAGCGCATCGCCGATCATCCCATCAACCGCATCGACGAGTTGCTGCCGTGGAGCCTGATGTCAGCCGAACACGTCGAGCAGCACGCCGCCTGA
- the tnpB gene encoding IS66 family insertion sequence element accessory protein TnpB (TnpB, as the term is used for proteins encoded by IS66 family insertion elements, is considered an accessory protein, since TnpC, encoded by a neighboring gene, is a DDE family transposase.): protein MIAPPSGTRVWLAAGITDMRRGMDGLAALVQSALGRDPFSGHIFLFRGRRGDLIKILWWSGDGMNLYAKRLERGRFVWPQADSGTVHLSAAQLSMLLEGIDWRHPERTWQPTHAA, encoded by the coding sequence ATGATTGCGCCGCCAAGCGGTACCCGCGTTTGGCTGGCAGCGGGCATTACCGATATGCGCCGTGGCATGGATGGGCTTGCCGCACTGGTGCAGTCAGCACTCGGACGTGACCCCTTCTCGGGGCACATCTTCCTGTTTCGCGGGCGTCGCGGTGACCTCATCAAGATTTTATGGTGGAGCGGCGACGGCATGAACCTGTACGCGAAACGACTCGAGCGCGGACGCTTCGTGTGGCCACAAGCGGATTCAGGAACGGTCCATCTATCTGCCGCCCAACTGTCGATGCTGCTCGAGGGGATTGATTGGCGGCATCCCGAGCGGACGTGGCAGCCGACGCACGCGGCGTAA
- the tnpA gene encoding IS66-like element accessory protein TnpA — protein sequence MVGTTLDTRNVKPSNRKGRPNYTPEYRRQVAVAACEPGISVAKLAQVHGLNSNMVFKWRRQLRAGLFEGTGHSTAVLLPVALPDAPSGERAEPVSPALQSVEPHRESVPAASGIEIELNGARVRVTGMVDPVQLRLVLRCLMPA from the coding sequence GTGGTGGGGACTACTTTGGACACACGGAATGTAAAGCCTTCGAACCGTAAAGGCAGACCGAATTACACACCAGAGTACCGACGGCAAGTTGCCGTCGCGGCATGCGAGCCGGGTATTTCGGTGGCCAAGCTCGCGCAGGTGCACGGGCTGAATTCGAATATGGTGTTCAAGTGGCGTCGGCAACTGCGAGCGGGACTTTTTGAAGGGACGGGGCACAGCACAGCGGTGTTGCTGCCCGTAGCGCTACCTGATGCACCGAGCGGCGAGAGAGCAGAACCGGTGTCGCCCGCTCTACAGTCTGTCGAGCCACATCGCGAGAGCGTGCCGGCAGCATCGGGCATCGAAATTGAACTAAACGGTGCCCGTGTACGTGTCACGGGCATGGTCGACCCCGTGCAGTTGCGCCTCGTGCTGCGCTGCCTGATGCCAGCATGA
- the leuD gene encoding 3-isopropylmalate dehydratase small subunit, with amino-acid sequence MEPFVRHTGTVVPLIRDNVDTDAIIPKQFMKSIERTGFGAHLFDAWRYRDEGYYGKPASERVVNTEFVLNEPAYADGSILLTGRNFGCGSSREHAPWALFQYGFRVLIAVSFADIFFNNCCKNGLLPIALPEDVISELAGYASEKRGSSLTVDLDSRLVLLPCGRTFEFYIPDSQRHALLEGLDEVGATLLHSPEIREFERRRMEMCPWL; translated from the coding sequence GTGGAGCCGTTTGTTCGACATACAGGGACGGTCGTGCCCCTCATCCGCGATAACGTCGACACTGACGCGATCATTCCGAAGCAGTTTATGAAGTCGATTGAGCGAACCGGATTTGGAGCGCACCTTTTTGATGCCTGGCGATATCGAGATGAAGGCTATTACGGCAAGCCAGCGAGTGAGAGGGTCGTCAATACGGAATTCGTGCTCAACGAACCTGCATACGCGGACGGTTCGATACTGCTGACCGGCCGAAACTTCGGGTGCGGCAGCTCACGAGAACATGCGCCTTGGGCGCTATTTCAGTACGGGTTTCGAGTACTGATTGCCGTGAGTTTTGCGGACATATTCTTCAACAACTGCTGCAAGAATGGACTGTTGCCGATTGCCCTTCCCGAAGACGTCATTTCGGAATTGGCGGGTTACGCTTCGGAGAAGCGTGGTAGTTCGCTGACAGTAGATTTGGACTCACGCCTAGTATTGCTGCCGTGCGGGCGAACTTTTGAATTTTATATTCCCGATAGCCAACGGCACGCTCTGCTTGAGGGCCTTGATGAGGTTGGAGCAACGTTATTGCATTCACCCGAAATTCGCGAGTTTGAACGGCGTCGCATGGAGATGTGTCCTTGGTTGTAA
- the leuC gene encoding 3-isopropylmalate dehydratase large subunit, whose product MGHTLYDKIFDAHVVRTEADGTSLLYIDRHLINEVTSPQAFEAMRLESRPVWRAKANLAVADHNVPTTNRTAGIEDEVSRTQVAALERKAAMTGIQHFGMGDPSQGIVHVVAPEVGITLPGMTVVCGDSHTSTHGALGALAFGIGTSEIEHVLSTQTLVTRRSLNMRVTVEGRLPDGCSAKDVALSIIGRIGTAGATGHAIEFAGSVVRAMSMESRMTLCNMSIEAGARAGLVGVDQTTLDYCRERPCAPKGDEWIHASHEWTDLRSNDDARFDAEVFIDVSTLRPQVTWGTSPEMVTDILGNVPDTATIVDDTKRAAYESALEYMGLKAGTRMTDIPVDKVFIGSCTNSRIEDLRIAADVLRKLGGRLAPNVRLALAVPGSTLVKRQAESEGLDKVFLEAGFEWREAGCSMCLAMNADKLEPGERAASTSNRNFEGRQGAGGRTHLVSPAMAAAAALKGRFVDVRQIMNMDGGK is encoded by the coding sequence ATGGGGCACACGCTATACGACAAGATATTCGACGCTCATGTCGTTCGTACGGAAGCGGATGGAACTTCGCTGCTATATATCGACAGGCATCTTATCAACGAGGTGACCAGTCCGCAGGCGTTTGAAGCGATGCGGTTGGAGAGTCGACCGGTCTGGCGCGCCAAAGCGAACTTGGCCGTGGCGGACCACAACGTCCCGACAACGAATCGGACTGCGGGCATCGAAGATGAAGTCTCGCGGACCCAGGTTGCAGCATTGGAAAGAAAGGCCGCTATGACTGGAATTCAGCACTTCGGCATGGGCGACCCTTCTCAGGGCATTGTTCACGTCGTCGCGCCGGAGGTCGGAATCACGCTGCCAGGGATGACGGTAGTCTGCGGTGATTCTCATACCAGCACCCATGGGGCACTGGGCGCACTTGCCTTTGGGATTGGCACGTCAGAAATCGAGCACGTACTCAGCACGCAAACGTTGGTGACACGTCGAAGCCTGAACATGCGGGTGACGGTGGAAGGTCGCCTACCGGATGGGTGCTCTGCAAAAGATGTGGCCCTGTCGATAATCGGGCGCATCGGTACGGCGGGAGCGACAGGCCATGCCATCGAGTTCGCAGGAAGCGTCGTACGAGCTATGTCGATGGAAAGTCGAATGACGCTATGCAATATGTCGATAGAGGCCGGCGCGAGGGCGGGACTCGTTGGTGTTGACCAAACGACGCTGGACTATTGCCGCGAACGACCGTGTGCACCCAAGGGAGATGAATGGATTCACGCGTCACACGAATGGACGGATTTGCGCTCTAACGACGACGCGCGATTTGACGCTGAAGTATTCATCGATGTGAGCACGTTGCGACCACAGGTCACTTGGGGGACTTCACCCGAAATGGTGACTGACATTCTCGGCAATGTGCCGGATACGGCGACTATTGTCGACGACACAAAACGAGCGGCGTACGAAAGCGCTCTCGAGTACATGGGCCTAAAAGCGGGGACGCGAATGACCGACATCCCCGTGGACAAAGTATTCATTGGGTCTTGCACCAATAGTCGAATCGAAGACTTACGAATTGCGGCAGATGTGCTTCGCAAACTCGGAGGCCGTCTTGCGCCAAATGTGCGTTTGGCACTCGCTGTGCCCGGGTCGACGTTGGTAAAACGCCAGGCTGAAAGCGAGGGGCTGGACAAGGTGTTCCTGGAAGCGGGCTTCGAGTGGCGCGAAGCGGGCTGCTCCATGTGCCTGGCGATGAACGCGGACAAGCTGGAACCCGGCGAGCGCGCTGCGAGTACGTCGAACCGCAACTTCGAAGGACGTCAGGGAGCAGGCGGCCGAACGCACCTGGTAAGCCCTGCGATGGCAGCCGCGGCGGCTCTAAAGGGGCGATTTGTGGACGTCCGCCAAATTATGAACATGGATGGAGGGAAATAG
- a CDS encoding porin: MKFRLAMAAGLALLTTTANAQSNVTLYGIIDTGVVYYNQAAAGGSFVGVPTLTGELPSRFGLRGVEDLGGGLKAVFTLENGFQPGTGSLNYGGRLFGRQANVGLAGEWGTVLIGRQNNMSFFATLNADIIGPSNMSMASFDPYLANTRSDNAVSYMGKFHGVTLGATYSFGRDTANAGGPSATGCPGQVAGNFRACKQYTGLIGYDYQDFGIAASYDQMRGNVGAAAPLTSAAYTDSRGIVNAYYKLSWGRVGGGWIHRNVDAGAASLQSDIYFLGATYLPTIEWALDFQALRYQVKSKSNATLLVSRATYSLSKRTSVYGMVGWVGNSENGSVPISAGGSVVTGANQFGTMLGMQHRF; the protein is encoded by the coding sequence ATGAAATTCAGACTCGCAATGGCAGCAGGCCTCGCGCTGCTTACCACGACGGCAAATGCACAAAGCAACGTGACGCTGTACGGCATCATCGACACCGGCGTTGTCTATTACAACCAGGCGGCGGCTGGCGGAAGTTTCGTTGGTGTGCCGACGCTGACCGGCGAACTACCGTCCCGATTCGGCTTGCGCGGCGTTGAGGACCTGGGAGGCGGGCTTAAGGCGGTGTTCACACTCGAAAACGGATTTCAGCCGGGCACCGGTAGCCTCAATTACGGCGGTCGTTTGTTTGGCCGTCAGGCCAACGTTGGTCTTGCGGGCGAGTGGGGCACGGTGTTGATTGGTCGCCAGAACAATATGAGCTTCTTCGCGACGCTCAATGCCGACATTATCGGGCCATCGAATATGTCGATGGCGAGCTTCGACCCGTATCTCGCGAACACACGTAGCGATAACGCCGTGAGCTACATGGGCAAGTTCCATGGCGTGACTCTGGGGGCTACCTATAGCTTCGGGCGTGACACTGCAAACGCCGGTGGCCCGTCGGCGACGGGGTGCCCTGGCCAGGTCGCAGGTAATTTCCGCGCGTGCAAGCAGTACACCGGGCTCATCGGATATGACTATCAAGACTTTGGCATCGCGGCATCGTATGACCAGATGCGCGGGAACGTAGGCGCGGCTGCCCCGCTCACCAGCGCGGCATACACCGATTCCCGAGGCATTGTGAACGCCTATTACAAGCTGTCGTGGGGACGAGTCGGCGGCGGATGGATTCACCGCAACGTCGATGCGGGTGCCGCCTCACTGCAGTCGGACATTTACTTTCTCGGCGCGACCTATTTGCCGACCATCGAATGGGCATTGGACTTCCAGGCGCTCCGCTACCAGGTGAAGTCGAAATCAAACGCCACCTTGCTCGTGAGCCGTGCAACTTATTCGCTGTCCAAACGCACGTCCGTCTACGGAATGGTGGGATGGGTGGGCAATAGCGAAAACGGCAGCGTTCCGATTTCGGCTGGCGGCTCGGTTGTGACCGGGGCGAACCAATTTGGAACGATGCTCGGAATGCAACATCGCTTCTAA
- a CDS encoding MFS transporter: MQHSAPQSATGLGALIQDRNMSFFQIAVVAVCVAINMLDGFDVLALALTAPSIAKEWGLNPAALGGLFSASIAGIAVGSITIAPLADKFGRRTTVLTCLVILSVGMFASAFSATVLQLAVLRFVTGLGIGGVLPSINTLVAEYSSKRRRDLNISMMTVGYSVGASIGGLLAVYLVSHYGWHSVFLAGGALSTLMFPVALVFLPESLDFLVTRRKPGALEKVNRVLGKLGHSPVSELPVPVAGDVRPTLAGLFRGEQGRTTAISCAAFLLVMMTFYFLLNWMPKMLVDMGLSVSSGISGSVVMNLTGVVGGVALGLATARFGLKRMAIVYFVACFVCMVVFTQIAPTTLNLIVMAALVGFFSNGAVVCLYALAPRVFAPEYRATGTGLALGFGRLGGTIGPALAGVLIAADWSRLAYSAALTAPLLLACGLFAVLLAGEVRAGTKARAVPSSASQ; the protein is encoded by the coding sequence ATGCAGCACAGTGCACCTCAGAGTGCGACCGGGCTCGGCGCGCTCATTCAAGACCGTAATATGTCGTTCTTTCAAATCGCGGTTGTAGCGGTTTGTGTAGCAATCAACATGCTGGATGGCTTCGACGTGCTTGCGCTTGCGCTTACGGCACCGTCGATAGCCAAGGAGTGGGGTCTGAATCCTGCTGCTTTGGGCGGACTATTCAGTGCGAGCATCGCGGGCATTGCGGTGGGCTCTATTACCATCGCTCCGCTGGCAGACAAGTTCGGCCGACGCACGACCGTGCTGACGTGTCTTGTGATTTTGTCTGTCGGCATGTTTGCATCAGCGTTCTCCGCCACGGTCCTGCAACTTGCGGTCTTGCGCTTCGTTACAGGCCTGGGAATTGGCGGAGTGCTGCCGAGCATTAACACGTTGGTCGCGGAGTATTCATCGAAGCGTCGCCGCGACCTGAACATCAGCATGATGACGGTAGGGTATTCGGTCGGCGCCTCCATCGGAGGGCTGCTCGCCGTATATCTCGTATCGCACTACGGTTGGCACTCCGTTTTCCTTGCCGGAGGCGCGCTGTCCACGTTGATGTTCCCAGTGGCATTGGTGTTTCTGCCGGAATCGCTGGATTTTCTTGTGACGCGCCGCAAGCCGGGGGCATTGGAAAAGGTCAACCGGGTATTGGGAAAACTTGGCCACTCGCCCGTAAGCGAGCTCCCCGTGCCGGTCGCCGGCGACGTGCGCCCAACATTGGCGGGCTTGTTCCGCGGTGAGCAGGGCCGAACCACCGCCATCTCGTGCGCGGCGTTCCTGCTTGTCATGATGACCTTTTATTTCCTTCTCAACTGGATGCCGAAGATGCTCGTCGACATGGGGTTGAGTGTGTCGAGCGGAATCTCCGGTTCTGTCGTGATGAACCTGACCGGGGTCGTCGGAGGTGTTGCGCTGGGGCTCGCGACGGCACGGTTCGGACTGAAGCGCATGGCTATCGTGTACTTCGTCGCGTGCTTTGTATGCATGGTCGTGTTCACGCAAATCGCGCCGACCACACTGAATTTGATTGTCATGGCAGCGCTGGTTGGCTTCTTCTCGAATGGTGCCGTCGTGTGTCTATATGCTCTGGCTCCCCGAGTCTTCGCGCCGGAATATCGCGCAACCGGGACCGGGCTAGCACTCGGCTTCGGTCGACTCGGCGGCACGATTGGTCCGGCACTCGCGGGTGTGCTAATCGCCGCCGACTGGTCTCGCCTGGCGTACTCCGCGGCACTGACGGCACCTCTGCTGCTGGCATGCGGTCTCTTCGCGGTGCTTCTGGCGGGAGAGGTACGAGCCGGGACGAAAGCACGCGCTGTGCCGTCATCGGCTTCGCAATAA
- a CDS encoding FAD-dependent oxidoreductase has product MSNIKSVATLVVGGGIGGLAAALALAQRGRKVHVIERAPEFKEVGAGLQLAPNASRALARLGVLDSVWKTAVFPQQLVWMDAPSGEHVTSLDLGEKFRGLYKHPYIVMHRSDLLEALLQACQANVNISLETNKHVIDVMDLGDAAEARCADGSAYRCELLVGADGLHSVVRSALVGASEPVCSQYVAYRGTIPMDRMSTHAGVDNVMMWTGPNMHLVQYPVRRGELYNQVAVFRTYNYVPGSDDWGTQEELVRRFADACPDVKDALTMIATNRRWPLFDREPIREWTRGRIVLLGDAAHPMLQYLAQGAAQALEDTLALADAVAEHEHDLARALEKYTSVRRPRTARVQHTARIFGEIIHMEPVGAEVRNELLAHRPGDEFSAVNWLYAA; this is encoded by the coding sequence ATGAGCAATATCAAATCGGTAGCCACACTCGTGGTCGGTGGCGGGATTGGCGGATTGGCGGCGGCACTTGCCCTGGCACAGCGAGGCCGCAAGGTGCACGTGATCGAGCGTGCGCCGGAATTCAAAGAGGTAGGTGCAGGCCTTCAGCTTGCCCCTAACGCTTCGCGAGCGCTGGCCCGCCTGGGCGTTCTGGACAGTGTCTGGAAAACCGCTGTATTCCCTCAACAGTTGGTGTGGATGGACGCGCCGTCGGGTGAACACGTGACATCGCTGGACCTCGGCGAGAAGTTCCGGGGCCTCTATAAGCATCCTTACATCGTCATGCACCGTAGCGACCTTCTCGAAGCGCTTCTGCAGGCGTGTCAGGCCAACGTGAATATTTCTCTTGAAACCAACAAGCACGTCATTGACGTGATGGATTTGGGGGATGCAGCCGAGGCCCGTTGCGCCGATGGGTCGGCGTATCGGTGCGAACTGCTTGTCGGGGCCGACGGTTTGCACTCGGTGGTCCGCAGCGCTTTGGTTGGCGCAAGTGAGCCGGTGTGTTCGCAATATGTCGCATACCGCGGGACGATTCCAATGGACCGTATGTCGACCCATGCCGGTGTCGACAACGTGATGATGTGGACTGGTCCCAATATGCATCTGGTCCAATATCCGGTTCGTCGAGGAGAGCTCTACAACCAGGTGGCAGTTTTCCGAACTTACAACTATGTGCCCGGCAGCGACGACTGGGGCACACAGGAAGAGCTGGTACGCCGCTTCGCGGATGCGTGTCCGGATGTGAAGGACGCCCTGACGATGATTGCGACGAATCGTCGCTGGCCATTGTTCGACCGCGAACCCATCAGAGAGTGGACGCGCGGTCGTATCGTCCTTCTTGGCGACGCCGCGCATCCGATGCTTCAGTACCTGGCACAAGGGGCTGCCCAAGCACTCGAGGACACGCTCGCCTTGGCAGATGCTGTGGCCGAGCATGAACACGACCTCGCACGCGCACTGGAAAAGTACACCAGCGTGCGTCGTCCGCGTACGGCACGAGTGCAGCACACCGCTCGCATCTTTGGCGAAATCATCCACATGGAGCCCGTTGGCGCAGAAGTGCGAAATGAACTTCTCGCACACCGACCGGGTGATGAGTTTTCGGCAGTCAACTGGCTCTACGCAGCATAA
- a CDS encoding fumarylacetoacetate hydrolase family protein produces MRICRFNNDRLGLVQDDEVLDITAAIECLPAQRWPVSYCDPVIEHLDQIRKLAIELAPNAKRFALSDVVLNSPVSIASKLPAAPVNYLKHMAEAQSDPTTFHAHHLKKIEEVGLFLKASSSLVGPGDGVALRHLERRNDHELELAVVIGKTADRVSETDAMHYVAGYAIGLDMTIRGPEERSLRKSIDTYSVLGPWLTTADEVGDPSALEIELHVNGELRQKANTRDLVVNIPKLISWASSYYTLLPGDVIFTGTPDGVGPVIPGDVITASIEKVGQMQVKVRAA; encoded by the coding sequence ATGCGTATTTGCCGTTTCAATAACGACAGGCTCGGTCTCGTCCAGGATGACGAAGTGCTCGACATCACCGCTGCCATCGAATGCCTTCCTGCACAGCGCTGGCCGGTGTCCTATTGCGACCCAGTCATTGAACATCTCGACCAGATTAGGAAGTTGGCCATCGAGCTGGCCCCGAATGCAAAACGTTTCGCGCTCAGTGACGTTGTGCTTAACAGCCCCGTCAGTATCGCAAGCAAGCTTCCCGCCGCACCTGTGAACTACCTCAAACACATGGCCGAGGCGCAGAGCGACCCCACGACGTTTCACGCGCATCACCTCAAGAAAATCGAAGAGGTCGGACTGTTTCTTAAGGCCAGCAGTTCGCTGGTGGGGCCGGGCGACGGTGTGGCGTTGCGCCATCTTGAGCGTCGTAATGACCATGAACTCGAACTTGCCGTCGTCATCGGCAAGACCGCCGACCGTGTGAGCGAAACGGACGCCATGCACTACGTAGCGGGCTATGCAATCGGGTTGGATATGACCATTCGTGGGCCGGAAGAGCGCTCGCTGCGCAAATCCATTGACACCTATTCCGTACTGGGCCCGTGGCTCACGACGGCTGACGAAGTGGGTGACCCGAGCGCGCTCGAAATCGAGCTTCATGTGAACGGCGAATTGCGCCAGAAAGCCAATACACGTGACCTCGTCGTGAACATTCCGAAGCTCATTTCCTGGGCGTCGAGCTACTACACCTTGTTGCCCGGGGACGTCATTTTTACGGGTACTCCCGACGGTGTGGGTCCTGTGATTCCGGGGGATGTCATCACGGCGTCAATCGAGAAGGTCGGTCAGATGCAAGTGAAGGTCCGTGCCGCGTGA
- a CDS encoding cupin domain-containing protein, giving the protein MEHETTELSREYRGALADAKLTPLWEHLSNALPHGLPAGLTSANLWRYQDVRPLLLQAGEQVPVEKAERRVLVLSDPGRGQAAMQATGGIYAGIQLILPGETAPTHRHSPSAARVVIEGKGGFTVVNGQRCDMEPGDVILTPSGQWHDHGHDGVGPFTWLDVLDLPVFTAVESSYAEPGRASCNQEDGQATMQSRFRSNGLAVAHSLQRTNPYPMLRFPWKTTRAALIELADNVAQGESVELSYVNPETGESCLPILGFTAIMLPAGQDLTPARRSPGAVFHVVEGSGESSVDGKTFAWSAGDTFTASTFAQLSHRADTAKGPAFLLRIDDAPLHKKLGFFQERKSA; this is encoded by the coding sequence ATGGAACACGAGACGACTGAGCTCTCAAGGGAATACCGCGGTGCGCTGGCCGACGCCAAGCTGACGCCACTCTGGGAGCATCTTTCGAACGCCTTGCCACATGGCCTCCCGGCGGGACTTACGTCGGCAAACCTCTGGCGTTACCAGGACGTCCGCCCCCTTTTGCTACAGGCCGGTGAGCAGGTTCCGGTCGAGAAAGCCGAACGTCGCGTGCTGGTCCTGAGTGACCCCGGCCGGGGTCAGGCCGCGATGCAGGCTACCGGCGGGATTTACGCGGGCATTCAGCTCATTCTTCCGGGCGAGACCGCGCCAACCCACCGCCACTCTCCGAGCGCGGCACGCGTCGTAATTGAAGGAAAGGGCGGCTTTACAGTAGTCAACGGTCAACGTTGCGACATGGAGCCGGGGGACGTGATTCTCACGCCTTCGGGCCAGTGGCATGACCACGGCCACGATGGTGTCGGCCCGTTCACGTGGCTCGACGTGCTTGATTTGCCGGTATTTACAGCAGTCGAGTCTTCGTACGCGGAGCCGGGGCGTGCAAGCTGCAACCAGGAAGACGGTCAGGCCACGATGCAAAGCCGTTTTCGTTCGAATGGCCTTGCCGTGGCGCACTCGCTTCAGCGCACCAATCCGTATCCAATGCTGCGGTTCCCGTGGAAGACAACACGTGCAGCGCTCATCGAGCTTGCCGATAACGTGGCGCAAGGTGAGTCCGTTGAACTGTCGTACGTCAATCCGGAGACGGGCGAGAGCTGCCTGCCCATTTTGGGTTTCACCGCAATCATGCTTCCGGCAGGCCAGGACCTGACGCCTGCACGTCGGTCTCCCGGCGCGGTATTCCATGTTGTAGAGGGCAGCGGCGAGTCCAGTGTGGACGGAAAGACGTTCGCTTGGTCTGCCGGCGACACGTTCACCGCATCCACGTTCGCTCAACTGTCTCATCGCGCAGATACCGCGAAGGGCCCCGCGTTCTTGCTACGTATTGACGACGCCCCTCTTCATAAAAAGCTCGGCTTCTTCCAGGAACGGAAGTCTGCTTGA
- a CDS encoding MarR family winged helix-turn-helix transcriptional regulator, which translates to MEDISLEQILYNKPGFLIRRLQQIGITVFLEETAEFDTTPVQYGALAAIRAYPNIDQLRLAQAIGFDRNTISGVVERLEAKGLVCRSTGTDRRTKLLSLTPEGAALLEQMYPGTERAQARILKGLTEAEKATFIKMLQRVVEANNEISRVPVSSPKRDI; encoded by the coding sequence ATGGAAGACATCAGCCTCGAACAGATTCTGTACAACAAGCCCGGATTCCTCATCCGCCGCCTCCAGCAAATCGGCATCACGGTGTTTTTGGAAGAGACCGCAGAATTCGACACGACGCCAGTTCAGTACGGCGCCCTGGCTGCCATCCGTGCCTATCCCAACATCGACCAGCTTAGGCTTGCGCAGGCAATCGGATTCGACCGCAACACCATCTCCGGTGTGGTCGAACGCCTCGAAGCGAAGGGACTGGTATGTCGGTCGACGGGAACCGACCGACGAACGAAGCTCTTGTCGCTCACACCCGAAGGCGCAGCCCTGCTGGAGCAAATGTATCCGGGTACGGAACGCGCTCAGGCTCGCATTCTTAAGGGACTGACCGAAGCCGAAAAGGCGACGTTCATCAAGATGCTTCAACGCGTGGTAGAAGCGAACAATGAGATTAGCCGCGTTCCGGTATCGTCACCGAAACGCGATATTTGA